The window tcataatcttcctaaaaatcacgttcccgaaggtttcgttccgtttggactccgtttgatattctttttctttgaaaccctaaaacaggcaaaaaacaacaattctgggctgggcctccggtaaataggttagccccaaaaataatataaaagtggataataaaggccaataatgtctaaaacagtagataatatatcatggagcaatcaaaaattatagatacattggagacgtatcagcggtagCCCGGaacaccttccggtgacccgatatgtacccggtatccCCGGAACAcctccggtgtccaaatactatcgtcctatatatatatttcgagactcctcgtcatgtctgtgatctcatccggaactccgaacaacattcggtcaccaaatcacaaaactcatataatacaaaatcgtcatcgaacgttaagcgtgcggaccctacgggttcaagaactatgtagacatgaccgagacacctctccggtcaataaccaatagcggaacctggatgctcatattggttcccacatattctatgaagatctttatcggtcgtaccgtaatgacaacatacgttattccctttgtcatcggtatgttacttgcccgagattcaatcgtcgatatcttcatacctagttcaatctcgttaccggcaagtctctttactcgttccgtaatgcatcatcccgcaactaactcataagtcacattgcttccaaggcttatcatgatgtgcattaccgagagggcctagagatacctctccgatactcagagtgacaaatcctaatctcgatctatgccaacccaacaaacacctacggagatacctgtagagcatctttatgatcacctagttatgttgtgatgtttgatagcacacaaggtattcctccggtattcgggagttgcataatctcatagtcaaaggaatatgtataagtcatgaaaaaagcaatagcaataaaacttaacgatcattatgctaagataacggatgggtcttgtccatcacatcattctcctaatgacaacacatgtctatggttaggaaacttaaccatctttgattaatgagctagtcttgtagaggcttactagggacaccgtgttttgtctatgtatccacacatgtatcaagtttccggttaatacaattctagcatgaataataaacatttatcatgatataaggaaatataaaataacaactttattattgcctctagggcatatttccttcagcatgaaCTTTTCTTCATTTTCGACAGCAAACCGGACCGGAAGGGTTGTCTGGCTTCTTCGCATGAGGTGTCACACCCATTTTATCGACCTTGGATTCTGTTGCTGGAGGTTCACGTCCGTTTTGTCAATGTTTTCCTCGGCGGAGCCTTCATACACCAACAAGATGTTGGGGAactcagtatttcaaaaaaattcctacgatcacgcaagatctaggagatgcatagcaacgagaggggagagtgtgtccacgtaccctcgaccgaaagcggaagcttaagtaatgcggttgatgtagtcgaacgtcttcgtgatccaaccgatcaagcaccgaacgcacggcacctccgtgatctgcacacgttcagctcggtgacgtccctcatactcttgatccagttgaggtcgagggagatattcgtcagcacgatggcgtgatgacggtgatgatgaagctaccgacgcatggcttcgcctaagcactacaacgatatgaccgaggtggaaatctgtggaggggggaaccgcacatgaGAAGACAGGGCACGACGTCTGTGCCCGGGTCAGTCCCTGTAGCGTCGACAAACCCAACAGTTGAGCTCTGTCTGGCAGGCCGGCGCCGTTCGCGTCACCTCCTGGGGTtattggtgtttggccttctcatgcgataacctcaggagattcacttggcgcaggtcacctaaccatctcgcaggaccatcACAAGTGTTCTGAATCAAATTCAGGCACAACCTGCCTTGaaatagggcctcgtgagtccagaGCTGGCTCACGAGTGCACATACACACCTCCTTCAGtcctgccatgcaagccacgtgccaggacagggttgtacatgccccggagtctccccttagagggagctcccacccacgtactagtggaagccccatgctccgcgctggcggacgacactatcgaggatcttcttgggtgatagttgtttgatcttgctgaaaaacagaaacttttgcgctcgcgaaaataatttttgtttttaaacagagagcgataaaataccaattccttttgcagtagattaatatacaaatttcccaggacgtCCTAATTTATCAgtgtttttggagttacagaagtattcgaattatTTAGATTGCTAcatattgttctatttttgacagattctgttttctttgcattgtgtgcttgttttgatggctctatgattTTGTTTGATGAGTTTTTGAAatagaaaagttgaaatacagtagatataatgcaagaacaaaatatgaattggtttactacatcacttatagtagtgctttgttttcttatactaacggatctcacgaaggcttttgttgagttttgtgtgattcaagttttcaaattttgagttatcttacgatggatgaagaaaTAAGGCGTAAgatgagcctaagcttggggataccccgacaTCCCAAGCCCTAACTCTTATCACAAAATCCACTAACTCGTGTTCTAAATGAGTCAGATATTGACGCCGCCGTGGCAGGCCAGCAGCAAGGGACAAGGGCTGTAACCGCCTTCCCGTCTTAGTGCCAGTACCTCCTGGTTCTATACTAGACTCGCCCTTCATCCCGGGCTATAACAAAAGTTGGAGCCATGAGCTAAATACAAGAACAAAAGATGGACCAAATGCAAGTTGAATTGTTGATGTTCCAGTTTACTACATGAGTTTTGCCGATACTTTCAAAACAACAACAAGCATCAGCCAAGTCTAAAATTATTCTTGTTACCATTGTTTCATGGCCATATCTAGAACAATTTGGCCTGTATTCGTGCTCCTGTTCTATTTTAAAAGGTGCTACATGACATTATTGCCGTGCAATTACATTTTTCCAACAAAAATACTACGCATGTTGGATACTATTGTGCATTGACATGTAGTTAGAACCTCCTGCATGAGCATTTAGCCATTGTAAAAAACAACATCCACGAAAAACTGACCATTTGTGTAGATCAGCTGGGTTGAAAAACAGGGTGTTTCCTGTACCTACCCAGCAGCAAGTTCCTTCAACATCACCGCTGCTAGAAATTTGCTCTAGCGCATCATCTTCAATAGGAACTGAACATAAAGACTCCTGTGCAAGTTGCCGCTACAAATCTTGGCGATGTTGATCTATCAATAAGCCCAAAGGGGTGGATATTAAATGATAGGAAGTGAAACAACAGAATGAAATAAAGACATTGTGAGCTACCAATTGTAAGAGAAAATTCAAAAATTGAAGCCAGTGGCTCGCTGAGAAGTAAGCGAACATCCTCAACAATCTTCTGGACACAACAATTGGTCGTCAGACATTCAGATCCTTTGTCTAGTTCCTTCCAATGGCCAACAAAGTCACCAAAAAAACCTTCGGTTCTTTTGAAAGCAGTTCACTAATCAAAGTAGTAAGCGCACAATATTAGGTATTTCCAAAAGAAAAACAAATAATATTGGCCAACAACAACAGTGGTGCAAATATTCATTAGTATGTACTACAATTATCTATGTTTTCTCATGGAAACATATTTCTCAATTAGATCCGATTGTACCAGACTCTACCTGCATATAATAAAGAGGTAATATCATTAGAAGTCATACAACTTACGTTGGATGTTGAGATCTGTAAGTTCACGGGCTGAACAATCACGCTAAGGACAACTGTTGTGTCAAATGGGTAACAGATTCTTATAACCTTTCCCCGGGAACATGTGGGCCAATCAGCCAAAATAGGCTATGTTTAGTGCAGCCCAGTTTGcgctattatttttttattttgtaaaTAGTATGTAAATTATGATCTCAATAATAATAAAATGTTTAAATATTCGTGTGCTATAAGTATTGTAATTAAAAATGAAATACTTACTTCTAAAATTACTCATGCATTATTATAAAAATATTTATCAATTAAAAATGTTTGTGGCGATTTAGAAAAACAATATGTGTCAAATAAAACAATATGTATCAACATATATTTTTAAATAATATACATAATTTAAAATTTAACTACAATTATTTATGTGTTAAATGTAAATTTTTATTAATAATTTGATATTTTTTACTTTAAGTTTACAGATATCTGTAATATTTTAAATTATACGAACTTTTTTAATTGATATATATAGTGTTTTAATTATATGAATACTTTAATTATAACATATAAATAATTTTAAAAGtaatttatatcatttttatttACAATATTGATAACACATGAGTATTAGAACCTTTTATTTTTATTAATGCGATTATAATTTATGtactatctacaattttttattaaaAAATAAAGGCGCAAACTGGGCTGCATTGAATATAGCCCATTTCAGCTGATTGGCCCACATGTTTCTAGAGAAGGTAAGAAAATATTGTTACCCAAAACTAGACCATCagtctttctcaaaaaaaaaaaaaccatcAGTCGTCGCTTATTGGCACTATGGTTCAACCGTCATGCGAGCCTTGCAGCTTCAATCCNNNNNNNNNNNNNNNNNNNNNNNNNNNNNNNNNNNNNNNNNNNNNNNNNNNNNNNNNNNNNNNNNNNNNNNNNNNNNNNNNNNNNNNNNNNNNNNNNNNNNNNNNNNNNNNNNNNNNNNNNNNNNNNNNNNNNNNNNNNNNNNNNNNNNNNNNNNNNNNNNNNNNNNNNNNNNNNNNNNNNNNNNNNNNNNNNNNNNNNNNNNNNNNNNNNNNNNNNNNNNNNNNNNNNNNNNNNNNNNNNNNNNNNNNNNNNNNNNNNNNNNNNNNNNNNNNNNNNNNNNNNNNNNNNNNNNNNNNNNNNNNNNNNNNNNNNNNNNNNNNNNNNNNNNNNNNNNNNTTTCCTGTACTGCTCATTGACAGGTGGGTCTCATCTGGTCTTTTATGTCTAAAAAAATATCAGCCATTGACGTGTGGGTCACTGCCACGCTGACACAGAGTATACGCCCGGATATACGTTACAATGCACCGTATTTGCACCGGACATCAAGTTAGATGACCACAAATTCGTATTTTCAAAGTTGTTGCACCAAACTGAAAACCCAACGCAAGTTATATGGCTTCACGTGATATTATCTTTATAATAAATTTGGCTACAATAGAACACAAAGATATTAAAAAAAAGCAAGTCGCAACAAATGCAGAAGTTTCAACTTTCAAGTGAACAGAAGAGACATGGTGCTCTTATGTGTCATAGCAGCCTGAAACCTCATAAATTTCTCTCCATAATAATTTTGCAATTTGATAGGATTTGATTTATTATAAATACCAATACACCATACTTCATCTGGTGAATGTGTGTTACTGAACCACGAGTGCGTATCACCATTCACATTCTAGTTTCTGACGCCAATATGCATGATTGTTCGACACCAATACGCATGATTATTCAACAATGTATTGGTACTAATTAGTTTCTGACAATTAGAAGAAAACAACTGAATTCTTAGCACAATTAGCTAAACATATTAGGTAGGCATTGGCAGAATAGCTTGCTACCAGTTTCTAGGATCAACTAGGAACATGCTAAGGGAGATGATCACAGAATGGCTTGCTACCACTAGTCCTCTTTTTTATGTAGCACAAGAGACATATGCCATCAACCTTAACATCACTTTTGTAAACCTCCATAGCACTAAGACCATCACCAAAAGGGTCTGGATTGCTAGATCTTTTAAATAGCGCAAAAGAACAATATTGACTCTAATGATGTCTATTTTAAAATCTTCTTACAACTAGCTCATACGTTTTGTTTTCTAATCAATTTAACACAACCAATACATGAATGCACAAATAAGAGTTCAGTTGGGAAGAACTGCGGAAAACAAAGGCCACCCATAGTTCCATACTCACAAGAGAGCGGTGGATCTGCGCTTGAACATTCATATGAAGGTGAGCTACGAAGGCACACAAACATAGCTCGAGGCAACTCCCGAGTCTCGAGTCCCGTGTCCTTTGTTCCTGACTGGCGACCTGGATGGGTGACGATGGCGACAAACCTGGATGGGATACAGTGCAATCCTCGAGGGGGAGGCGGCATTATCCTAGAGGGGAATCAGGCGACGCGGTCGTAAAGGGGAAGGTTGCTATCTATTGGGCCATGCTAGATGCATCGACTGCAAGATAAAAATATTCCTATAGGTAGATCAATCAGGAACATGCTAGGGAGATGGACCAcagatcattaccactagacgcgcagtaccGTGCAGCGGAaatagagttggggcagcgcgtctcgGAGTCAGTCTCCTCCTCGCGATTCCCTTGAACAACCAGGTGTCAGATCCCACGtagaagttcgccggagcggcgcaagtgcaccgcctctacggTATCCATGCGTGCAGGAGGAATGCCGTGCGACGGATTGCTAGATCCGATGATCACATCACGGGAAAAATATATCAATTTTTTAGTGCATCTCCGAGTACGATTGGCCGGTAACAAAAATTAATAGTAATTAGTGTCGAATCGATTTGTAAGTTAATTCAAAAATATATAATTAATTAGCCAGACAATTAATTACATGTGCAATTAATTATGCCATTTAAATAGgatttatttttgtgcaaaatcaaTTTTAAAAACAAGTCATTAATGTAAATAATTAATTAGGCATGCAGATAACATTATACTTCGTTTATCGAAAAAAAACATTATACTTCACGCAATCCACTTTTCTAACTGTTCTTTCCAAGACTGCTCATAATCTGCCGCTTTACATCGCCACCACTCTTCAAACATTGTTTCGTCCTGTAGCAACACACGTGTAATTAGCTAGTTGGTTATAAAGTTTTTTTTTTGACGAGTTGGTTACAAAGTTATCTTGCCAATCTCACAAAAGGTTGCCAATTGTTGGCAAGTCTTGTCCAAATATTAATAGAAGCTTCCTTGTCACATTGCACAGCACTTCACACAACCTCCACAATGCACCTACCAATACAACACATCAGTACGAATCTCAAAGCAGCAGTTGCCAAGTTTCTAAATTTGTAATTTTGTTTCAATTCTTCGATTCGATTCAATTTTTTTGCCCTTCTCACGAACGCTCTCGTTCGTCCCCACCTCCCTCGCCGCCGTGttcctcgccccgccgccgccgcggcgcccTCCTTctcgccgccgtccccgagctcggccGCCTCCCCCCGTAAATCCACCCGCCTCCGTCATCCCGAACCCCCGGAGCCGCCCGTCCCCGCCCTCCCCTCCGCCCGAGGGGCCGCGCCGGAGCTAGGGTTTTCGGTTTCTAGGGTTTTGGTCATGGGCGCCTCGGCTTGACGAAGaaggggggcggcggcggcaggaagAGGGGGCGCGGAGATGCTGACGGAGAAGCCCAGCTGGGTTCGCCATGACGGCCTGCAGATCTTCTCCATCGACATCCAGCCCAGCGGCCTCCGCTTCGCCACGGGAGGCGGCGACCAGAAGGTTGAATTTTTTTCCCCTCTTGCTAATTTCTCGCGTGGAATTCGGCTTTGGCTTGGCCAAGCTCGGTTCTTTCCAGCGGCGAACCGGCGTTGAGGTTCAGCGTAGATGGAAATAGTGCACATCAGTGTGATGTAGTGGTAGCCATTGCTCGTTTCATACGCTGTTCTCTGCATTAGCTTGCGAGGTTCAGTGTTGTCGTTTCTCCGGCTCAGGGGAGTAGTGCCAAGCTCAGTTCTTTGCAGCCATGAATTTTGGCGTTGAGGTCAAGTGTAGATGGAAATAGTACAAATCAGTGTGTCGTAGCGCCTATTGTTCCTCATTCTATAGGTTGTCCCGTGCATAAGCGTGTGAGGTTCAGTGTTGTAGCCGTACCTTTGCTCGTTTTATACGTCGTTCTCTGCATAAGCTTGTGAGGTTCAGTGTTGTCGTTTCCGGCTTACAGGAATCTGCGTGGTTGTGTGTCTCAATTGGTTCTGCTTCTTCATTGTTGTCCTTGACTGAAGTTAGTTTGTGCTGTAGTATTAGGAACTTGTTATTTGGTGGCACTCTTTGGTCAAGCTTGAAATTTTTTGGGGCTCAAGCCTACCGTTCTTATGATGGTAATTGAGCCATTTTTCTTACTAATGGAAGGTAACTAATAGAAAGTTATGgttcatgaatcatgatttatttacCGAAATAGCTGTCTGTTAGTCAAATTTATTGGTAGGATGTTTGTTTGACGATGCTAATATATTGGTTTGGTTCTGCAGTGTTGATGTTGTTAACTTGTTGTGTCATACTGCAAGAATTTTGCATCAACTCTTGTACATTATTTTTTCTATTTTAACCGATCTGTTAAGTAACATGCCTGTTGCTAATCATCATCTGTTTGTCTGCTTCAAAAATAGGTTCGCATATGGAACATGAAATCCGTGAGCAAAGACAACCAAAATGATGATTCCAACCAAAGATTGCTGGCTACAATGCGTGATCATTTCGGATCAGTAAACTGTGTGAGATGGGCCAAGCATGGACGCTATCTTGCTTCAGGATCAGACGATCAAGCTATCCTAATTCATGAAAGGAAAGCTGGTTCCGGTACATCTGAGTTTGGAAGCGGAGAGCCTGCAGATATAGAAAATTGGAAGGTCGTTATGACCTTAAGGGGGCATACTGCGGACGTGGTAATTATCTGCCAAAATTTCAGTCTAGCTATCTTTCTTCCAATTTATGGAAACCTGATAAAAATATTGATACTGTGATCTTTAATCTTTCCTATTAAACACATTCCTGTTTCTTATGCCTAAAGTAGGTAGATCTGAATGTGGTAATTATCTGCCAAAATTCCAGAGCTGCCTTTGTTAGTCTTTTGTATTAATCACGTATCTGTTTCTTATGCCGAAAGTAGGTAGATCTAAATTGGTCCCCTGATGACTCGACGTTGGCTAGCGGCAGCTTGGACAATACTGTTCACATTTGGAGCATGACAAACGGTATTTGCACTGCCGTCTTGCGGGGGCATTCCAGCTTAGTTAAAGGAGTTACTTGGGATCCTATTGGATCTTTTATTGCAAGCCAGTCAGATGACAAGACTGTTATCATATGGCGTACGAGTGACTGGAGTCTTGCTCACAAGACTGAAGGCCATTGGTCAAAATCCGTATGTTATGTTTCATGCCATTTTGTTATCAATTTACTGTTTCTGTGTCTGACACGTCTTTTGTTTGCAGAGAAGTCTTTCTTACTGAAAAATATTACTTTTCTGTGTTCCGCAGCTTGGTTCGACATTTTTTAGGCGGCTTGCTTGGTCGCCCTGTGGCCATTTCATAACCACAACTCATGGTTTCCAGAAACCTAGGCACTCGGCCCCTGTGCTTGAACGGGGCGAGTGGACTGCAACTTTTGACTTTCTGGGACATAATGCGCCTGTGGTGGTGGTGAAGTTTAATCACTCGATGTTCCGTAAGAATTTAGCTACTGGTCAAGACGCAAAGACGGCACCGGCTGGATGGGCCAATGGAGCATCAAAAACATCAGCAAAAGAATATCAACCATATAATGTTATTGCTATTGGAAGTCAAGACCGGACTATTACTGTTTGGACAACAGCAGGTGCCCGGCCATTGTTTGTTGCTAAGCATTTCTTCACTCAAAGCGTGGTTGATTTATCTTGGTAAGACACTTTAACCTTACATTTGTAACAAAAGATGTTGCCATGTGCGGCTAACGGTGGAACCATTTTTTCTCCCTTACAGGAGCCCTGATGGTTATTCACTTTTCGCGTGCTCTCTGGATGGATCAGTTGCGACCTTTCACTTTGAAGCAAAGGAGCTTGGATACAGGCTAAGTGATTCTGAACTGGATGAATTAAAGAGGAGTAGATATGGTGATGTCAGAGGGAGGCAATCAAATCTAGCTGAAAGCCCTGCGCAGTTGCTGCTAGAAGAAGCATCAGTGAAGCAATTGGCTGCCAAGAAGGCGACACCTATCGTCCAACAATATCAGGCACCCCCAAAAGTTCCTGCAGATGTACCTAAACCACCTCCTGTTGTGGTTGTGGAGAGTCAGAAAGCTCCTGAAACTCTACCTGAAGGCGAAAAGAAAACAGCAGGTCAAGCGGCTGATGACACGTCTAAAGTTACCCGGGTATCTAGTCCAGTAAAACAAAGGGAATACCGGCGTCCTGATGGTCGGAAAAGAATAATTCCAGAGGCAGTGGGATTTCCTTCTAACCAGGAAAACTTGTCCAACCGTCCTCAGAATCAAGTTGTTGATTTTTCATCCCTAGATCAGCGAATGCGCCCTGGAGAGAATGGAATAAGATCATCCTACGGTACCGGTAACTGTAACAATTGTGGAGTTAGGGAACGCTCTGGCATCACAGCAAGAGCTAACATTAGCGAGAGTCTTGTTATTCAAAAAGCTTCAGCTGGTACTGGCAGGGATGGAAGGTTGAGTGTTGAACACACTGGTTCTGTTGTTCCAGGCTTGCTGGCCTCCTCCTCTGAGCTCTCTATTTTTGTATTCAATAAGAAGGACAATGATGATTCTTTGCCAGTCTGCCTTGAAGCCAAGCCAGTAGAACGTTCTGCAGGTGATATGATTGGACTGGGTGGTTCCTTTTCAACAAAAGAAACCGAGATTAGATGTACAAAAGGAACAGAAACTCTTTGGTccgatcgcatctccggaaaagttaCTGTCTTGGCTGGTAATGCAAACTTCTGGGCAGTTGGCTGTGAAGATGGCTGCCTGCAGGTAGAAATAACCCCTCTGGTGTACTTTTTTTGTTTCGTTGATTTTGTGTGTTTTCAGTTTTTTGAAGAATGTTAGCCCTAAACTACCCAATCAATTGTGTTCTGGTTTGATTAGGTTTACACAAAATGTGGGATGCGAGCAATGCCAGCAATGATGATGGGCTCCTCAGCTGTTTTTATAGAT is drawn from Triticum dicoccoides isolate Atlit2015 ecotype Zavitan chromosome 4A, WEW_v2.0, whole genome shotgun sequence and contains these coding sequences:
- the LOC119287175 gene encoding protein HIRA isoform X2, giving the protein MLTEKPSWVRHDGLQIFSIDIQPSGLRFATGGGDQKVRIWNMKSVSKDNQNDDSNQRLLATMRDHFGSVNCVRWAKHGRYLASGSDDQAILIHERKAGSGTSEFGSGEPADIENWKVVMTLRGHTADVVDLNWSPDDSTLASGSLDNTVHIWSMTNGICTAVLRGHSSLVKGVTWDPIGSFIASQSDDKTVIIWRTSDWSLAHKTEGHWSKSLGSTFFRRLAWSPCGHFITTTHGFQKPRHSAPVLERGEWTATFDFLGHNAPVVVVKFNHSMFRKNLATGQDAKTAPAGWANGASKTSAKEYQPYNVIAIGSQDRTITVWTTAGARPLFVAKHFFTQSVVDLSWSPDGYSLFACSLDGSVATFHFEAKELGYRLSDSELDELKRSRYGDVRGRQSNLAESPAQLLLEEASVKQLAAKKATPIVQQYQAPPKVPADVPKPPPVVVVESQKAPETLPEGEKKTAGQAADDTSKVTRVSSPVKQREYRRPDGRKRIIPEAVGFPSNQENLSNRPQNQVVDFSSLDQRMRPGENGIRSSYGTGNCNNCGVRERSGITARANISESLVIQKASAGTGRDGRLSVEHTGSVVPGLLASSSELSIFVFNKKDNDDSLPVCLEAKPVERSAGDMIGLGGSFSTKETEIRCTKGTETLWSDRISGKVTVLAGNANFWAVGCEDGCLQVYTKCGMRAMPAMMMGSSAVFIDCDDCWKLLLVTRRGLMYIWDLNNRTCILQDSLASLVTSPDEASAKDSGAVKVISAKFSRCGSPLVVLATRHAFLYDMSMKCWLRIADDCFPASNFSSSFSSTQGGELGKLQIDIGKFMARKPVWSRVTDDGVQTRAHLETQLAASLALKSSQEYRQCLLSYIRFLAREADESRLREVCESFLGPPMGMVGAVSTDANNPSWDPDVLGMKKHKLLREDILPSMATNRKVQRLLNEFMDLLSEYESAAEENVDKMDVTPPAADAKVDKMDVTPPAADAKVDKMDVTPPATEAKDATA
- the LOC119287175 gene encoding protein HIRA isoform X1; the protein is MLTEKPSWVRHDGLQIFSIDIQPSGLRFATGGGDQKVRIWNMKSVSKDNQNDDSNQRLLATMRDHFGSVNCVRWAKHGRYLASGSDDQAILIHERKAGSGTSEFGSGEPADIENWKVVMTLRGHTADVVDLNWSPDDSTLASGSLDNTVHIWSMTNGICTAVLRGHSSLVKGVTWDPIGSFIASQSDDKTVIIWRTSDWSLAHKTEGHWSKSLGSTFFRRLAWSPCGHFITTTHGFQKPRHSAPVLERGEWTATFDFLGHNAPVVVVKFNHSMFRKNLATGQDAKTAPAGWANGASKTSAKEYQPYNVIAIGSQDRTITVWTTAGARPLFVAKHFFTQSVVDLSWSPDGYSLFACSLDGSVATFHFEAKELGYRLSDSELDELKRSRYGDVRGRQSNLAESPAQLLLEEASVKQLAAKKATPIVQQYQAPPKVPADVPKPPPVVVVESQKAPETLPEGEKKTAGQAADDTSKVTRVSSPVKQREYRRPDGRKRIIPEAVGFPSNQENLSNRPQNQVVDFSSLDQRMRPGENGIRSSYGTGNCNNCGVRERSGITARANISESLVIQKASAGTGRDGRLSVEHTGSVVPGLLASSSELSIFVFNKKDNDDSLPVCLEAKPVERSAGDMIGLGGSFSTKETEIRCTKGTETLWSDRISGKVTVLAGNANFWAVGCEDGCLQVYTKCGMRAMPAMMMGSSAVFIDCDDCWKLLLVTRRGLMYIWDLNNRTCILQDSLASLVTSPDEASAKDSGKTFTSSPSSVHLAASRLVSDACCFLKLNFLSCVTGAVKVISAKFSRCGSPLVVLATRHAFLYDMSMKCWLRIADDCFPASNFSSSFSSTQGGELGKLQIDIGKFMARKPVWSRVTDDGVQTRAHLETQLAASLALKSSQEYRQCLLSYIRFLAREADESRLREVCESFLGPPMGMVGAVSTDANNPSWDPDVLGMKKHKLLREDILPSMATNRKVQRLLNEFMDLLSEYESAAEENVDKMDVTPPAADAKVDKMDVTPPAADAKVDKMDVTPPATEAKDATA